The DNA region cgacccactgaactgatacagccgaccactgaactgatacagcgacccactgaactgatacagccgacccactgaactgatacagccgacccactgaactgatacagccgacccactgaactgatacagccgacccactgatacagccgacccactgaactgatacagccgacccactgaactgatacagccgacccactgaactgatacagccgacccactgaactgatacagccgacccactgaactgatacagcctcccactgatacagccgacccactgatacagccgacccactgaaCTGATAAACAGCCGACCCACTGAACTGAACTAAACAGCCTTTCTCCACTGAGACTGAGAATTCCCGACCCACTGATATTCAAGACTCGTTGATCTTCACTGTCTAAACAGACAGGTCTTTCTCCAGAGACTCGTGGGAGAATTCCTCCAACTAAACAGACAGGTCTTTCTCCAGAGACTCCTGGGAGAATTCCTCCAACTAAACAGACAGGTCTTTCTCCAGAGACTCGTGGAGAATTCCTCCAACTAAACAGACAGGTCTTTCTCCAGAGACTCGTGGAGAATTCCTCCAACTAAACAGACAGGTCTTTCTCCAGAGACTCCTGGGAGAATTCCTCAACTAAACAGACAGGTCTTTCTCCAGAGACTCCTGGGAGAATTCCTCCAACTAAACAGACAGGTCTTTCTCCAGAGACTCCTGGGAGAATTCCTCCAACTAAACAGACAGGTCTTTCTCCAGAGACTCGTGGGAGAATTCCTCCAACTAAACAGACAGGTCTTTCTGCAGAGACTCGTGGGAGAATTCCTCCAACTAAACAGACAGGTCTTTCTCCAGAGACTCGTGGGAGAATTCCTCCAACTAAACAGACAGGTCTTTCTGCAGAGACTCGTGGGAGAATTCCTCCAACTAAACAGACAGGTCTTTCTGCAGAGACTCCTGGGGAGAATTCCTCCAACTAAACAGACAGGTCTTTCTCAGAGACTCGTGGGAGAATTCCTCCAACTAAACAGACAGGTCTTTCTCCAGAGACTCGTGGGAGAATTCCTCCAACTAAACAGACAGGTCTTTCTGCAGAGACTCCTGGGAGAATTCCTCCAACTAAACAGACAGGTCTTTCTCCAGAGACTCGTGGGAGAATTCCTCCAACTAAACAGACAGGTCTTTCTGCAGAGACTCGTGGAGAATTCCTCCAACTAAACAGACAGGTCTTTCTGCAGAGACTCCTGGGAGAATTCCTCCAACTAAACAGACAGGTCTTTCTGCAGAGACTCCTGGAGAATTCCTCAACTAAACAGGCAGGTCTTTCTCCAGAGACTCCTGGGAGAATTCCTCCAACTAAACAGACAGGTCTTTCTGCAGAGACTCCTGGGAGAATTCCTCCAACTAAACAGACAGGTCTTTCTGCAGAGACTCCTGGGAAAATTCCTCCAACTAAACAGGCAGGTCTTTCTGCAGAGACTCCTGGGAGAATTCCTCCAACTAAACAGACAGGTCTTTCTGCAGAGACTCCTGGGAGAATTCCTCCAACTAAACATCCAGAGACTCCTGGGAGAATTCCTCCAACTAAACAGACAGGTCTTTCTCCAGAGACTCCTGGGAGAATTCCTCCATAATATCAGATTGGCGGAGCAGGAAATGAACCTTCATTTGACCGTGTCACCGACGAGCCAGTGACAACAGATATGTAATCATGTGTGTACCGTACGGGGGGGGTCCACTGACCTGGTAGGGCTGGTATGCTCCGTGGTCAGACAGGAAGTCCAGTTGTCTGTCAGAGAAGAACTCTACAGCCGTGATGGATCCCAGAGTAGCCTTCCCCACCAGAGGTCTGAACGTCTGAAACAACAGAAACACTAACCGTTAGAGCCTTTCAACGTCTCTTCTTTTCCAACTCTCTTCTGTACCAATCATTCCCACCTGTTTCCTAGAGGGTGGAGGGAAAACAGGCAGAATCTCACCAGCACTGAAGGTCTGAAACATTCAGATTTAAAACATTTAGTCACAATTAACACAATTAACAACTGTTTGGAGGGAggaataataatgataatgattttaataatgatgatgatgatgatgatgatgatgatgatgatgatgatgatgatgaagtcagacagaaacagacagactaaAGAGAGGAACACTGCAGCAGAGCTGCTATCAGACAGTTCAAAGGCAGCCTGTCACTCTGatgtgcctcctcctcctcctccccctccgctGATCACCCATCTCTGAtgtgcccccccctcccccctccgctGATCACCCATCTCTGatgtgcctcctcctcctcctcctcccccccgcTGATCACCCATCTCTGATgtgcctcctccccctccccctccgctGATCACCCATCTCTGatgtgcctcctcctccccctccgctGATCACCCATCTCTGatgtgcctcctcctccccctccgctGATCACCCATCTCTGatgtgcctcctcctccccctccccctccgctGATCACCCATCTCTGatgtgcctcctcctccccctccccctccgctGATCACCCATCTCTgatgttcctcctcctccccctccgctGATCACCCATCTCTGatgtgcctcctcctcctcctcctcctcccccctccgcTGATCACCCATCTCTGatgtgcctcctcctccccctcccctccgatCACCCATCTCTgtgtgcctcctcctcctcctccgctgaTCACCCATCTCTGatgtgcctcctcctcctcctcctcctccccctccgctGGCCTGGGTGTGAGTCTGAGTAGGGCAGGGCACAGAGCAGGGTACGGAAACAGACCATCACGTGGCCTGGGTGTGAGTCTGAGTAGGGCAGGGCACAGAGCAGGGTACGGGAACAGACCATCACGTGGCCTGGGAGTGAGTCTGAGTAGGGCAGGGCACAGAGCAGGGTACGGGAACAGACCATCACGTGGCCTGGGTGTGAGTCTGAGTAGGGAGGATTCTGTCAGAGCAGGGTACAGGAACAGACCATCACGTGGCCTGGGTGTGAGTCTGAGTAGGGTACGGGAACAGACCATCACGTGGCCTGGGTGTGAGTCTGAGTAGGGTACGGGAACAGACCATCACGTGGCCTGGGTGTGAGTCTGAGTAGGGTACGGGAACAGACCATCATGTGGCCTGGGTGTGAGTCTGAGTAGGGCAGGGCACAGAGCAGGGTACAGGAACAGACCATCACGTGGCCTGGGTGTGAGTCTGAGTAGGGCAGGGCACAGAGCAGGGCTCAGAGTTCATAGCAGGGCTCAGAGCAGGGCACAGGGCATGACACAGAGTTCATAGCAGGGCACAGAGTTCATAGCAGGGCACAGAGCATGACACAGAGTTCATAGCAGGGCACAGGGCATGATACAGAGTTCATAGCAGGGCTCAGGGCATGACACAGAGTTCATAGCAGGGCTCAGAGCAGGGCACAGAGCAGGGCTCAGAGTTCATAGCAGGGCACAGAGCAGGGCTCAGAGTTCATAGCAGGGCACAGGGCATGACACAGAGTTCATAGCAGGGCACAGGGCATGACACAGAGTTCATAGCAGGGCTCAGAGCAGGGCACAGAGCAGGGCGCAGGGCACAGAGCAGGGCACAGGGCACAGAGCAGGGCACAGGGCACAGAGCAGGGCACAGAGCAGGGCACAGAGCAGGGCACAGAGCAGGGCACAGGGCACAGAGCAGGGCACAGAGCAGGGCACAGGGCAGGCCAGATTACAGAGTTTTTGTATCATCAGACCGTCACTAAGTGAGTAAACACGGTCTGGTAGGTGACTGGGCTGCcgtgggaatagggtgccatgtagtgcactacacagggagtagggtgccatgtagtgcactacacagggaatagggtgccatgtagtgcactacacagggaatagtgtgccatgtagtgcactacacagggaatagtgtgccatgtagtgcactacacagggagtagggtgccatgtagtgcactacacagggagtagggtgccatgtagtgcactacatagggagtagggtgccatgtagtgcactacacagggaatagggtgccatgtagtgcactacacagggaatagtgtgccatgtagtgcactacacagggagtagggtgccatgtagtgcactacatagggaatagggtgccatttgttagACAGCCAAGGTTGTGTGTCAACAGTGCCTAATCGGAGTTGAAACGAGGCTACAGCTGCTGTCCAACCAACCCTGTGGTACACTGCACTGCAGGCAGGAGCTCCATCTGACTGTCCTAGGGCAGATAAATATAGAaactcacacagacagagacagagagagccagacagagagacacagccagagagagcgcgacagagagacacagccagagagagcgagagagagagcgagagagagagagcgagacacagccagagagagcgagagagagagagcgagagagagagagagagcgagagagagagcgagagagagagcgagagagaggagagagagcgagagagagcgagagagagcgagagagagcgagagagagcgagagaggagagagagcgtgaaacagccagagagagcgagagagagagcgagacacagccagagagagcgagagagagagagcgagacacagccagagagagcgagagagagcgagagagagagagcgagagagagcgagagagagagagcgaaagaaagagagcgagagagagagcagagagagagaaagagagagaaagcgagagagaagagaagcgagagagagaagcgagaaaATTAGAAGATTCGAAGAAATCGAAAGATGAGCGAGAAAAAGCGAGAAAAGAGCGAGAAAGAGCGAGATTcagcgaaagagagcgagagcgagaaagagcgaagagagcgagagagagcgagagagcgagacaaagccagagagagcgagagagagagagagagcgagagagcgagagcgagagcgagagcgaagagagcgagagcgagagagcgagcgagagaagcgagagagaaagcgagaaagagccagaaagcgagagagagagcgagagagagccagagagagcgagagagaaagcgagacacagccagagagagcgagagagagagagagagagagcgagagaaagcgagagagagagagagagcgaaagagagacaaagagagagcgagaaagagagcgagagagagcgagagagagcgagagagagagagagagaagagcgagagagagagagagagagagcgagagagagagagaagagcgagagagagagcgagagagagagcgagagagagagagagagagcgagagagagagcgagagagagagaggagagagcgagagagagagcgagagagagagagcgagagcgagcgagagagacacagccagagagcgagagagagcgagagagacacagccagagagagagagagagagagcgagagagagagcgagagaggagagagcgagagaggagagagagagagaggagagagcgagagagaagagagagagagaggagagagcgagagagagagagagagagagagggagcgagagagagagaggagagagcgagagcgagagcgagagcgagagagcgagagagagagggagcgagagagagcgagagagagagagagagagggagcgagagagagagaggagagagcgagagagagagcgaagagagagagagcgagagagagagcgagagaaaagagacacagccagagagagaagagagagacagccagagagagagagagaaagagagagcgagagagcgaagagcgagagagagagggagcgagagagagagaggagagagcgagagagagagcgagagagagagagagcgagagagagagcgagagagagcgagagagacacagccagagagagagagagagagagagagcgagagacagccagagagagaagcGAAACACAGCCagaagaaagcgagagagagagaagcgagagagccagagagaagagccagagagagagcgagagagagagagagacgagagagcaaagagagagagaagaagagaaagccagagagagcagagagagagcagagaagagaaagagagagagagagcagcgagagagcgagagagagcgagaaagagcgagagagcgagagagagagagcgagagagagacagccagagagagcgagagagagagagcgagagacacaaccagagagagaaagagagagcagagacagccagagagagagagagagagagagagagagcgagagagagccagagagagagagagagagaagagaagcagagccagagagagcgagagagagagagcgagagagcgagagagcacagagagagagaaaagcgagagagagagagaagaggagagatagagagagagagagagagagaagagagagcagagagagagagcgagagagacacagagagagcgagagagcgagagagacacagccagagagagcgagagaagaaagagagagagagcgagagagagagagagagagcggagagagcgagagaggagagagcgagagaggagagagcgagagaggagagagcgagagagagagagagagggagcgagagagagagaggagagagcgagagcgagagagagcgagagagacacagccagagagagagagagagagagagagagagagagagggagagagaagagagagacagccagagagagagcgagagagagagcgagagagacacagccagagagagcgagagacagagagagagagagaagagagagaagaaagcgagagagagttgAAGAgcgagaagagaagaaagagagagaaagaaagagagagaagcgagacagagagaagagagcgagaaagcgagagagagcgagagagagcgagacacagccagagagagcgagagagagagagcgagagaagagcgagagagaagagagcgagagagagagagaagaaggagaaggaaaaTAAGAAGGaaaatgagagagcgagagagagagcgagagagagagcgagagatgagagagcgagagagagagcagagagatatGTTTGAGAgcgagaagagcgagagagaggagagagcgagagcgagagcgagagagagagcgagagacagccagagagatttagcgagaaagagcgagagagagagagaggagagcgagagagagagagagagcgagagcgagcgagagagacacagccagagagcgagagagcgagagagacagccagagagagagagagagagagagagagcgagagagagagaggagagcgagagagagagagagaggagagagagcgagagagagcgagagagagagagagagaggagagagcgagagaggagagagcgagagagagagagagagaggagagagcgagagagagaagagagagaggagagagagcgagagcgagagagcgagagagacagccagagagagagagagagagagcgagagagcgagagagagattagagagctatagagagagagagagagaagcgcaggagaaggagagcgagagagagaagcgagagagcgagagagacaagccagagagagagagagagaaagcgaaacacagccagagagacaaatagagcagagagatagagagagatattattagagagcgagagcgagagagagcgagaggcgagagagagattattattagagagagagaagagagagaaggcgagggcgaagagcgagagagcagagaaagagagaatatgaagagagatagcgagagagcgagaagagagcgaaagccagagcgagagagagatagagagagagagagcgagagagagagcgagagagaggagagttcaATGAGATTATTAGATTGGGTCTAGACATATTAGATATATAGAAGATTTATTCAAGCGAAAATTATTTAGATttttgggacagagagaggaagagagcgagagagagagcgaggagcgCGAGAttagacacagccagagagagaaagagaaatgaaCACAGCCAGAAAAGAGAGCCAgccagaagagagaaagagagagagaagagcgagagattgcggaaagcgagagaaagagagagagaaagcgagaagagagagagagagcgagagagagcgagagagagagagagagagagcgagagagcgagagagcagagaagaaagcgagagagagagaaagagagaggaggaagagagcgagagagagagcgagagagagagaggaaagagcgagaagagagcgaatagagaagagagagaaagcgagagacacAGCCAAATAGCGAGAGAAgaagacacagccagagagagctagagagagagcgagagagaaaagagaggagagagagagagaggcgagagaggaagggaaaatgagagaggagaagaagagagaaggagaggagagaggagagaaggagagaggagagaggaggagagagcgagagagagagagagagagggaggagagagagagaggagagagcgagagcgagagagagcgagagagacacagccagagagagagagagagagagagagcgagagagagaggagagagagagagagagagagagagagagaggagaggaaagcgagagagagagctagagagggagcgagagagagcgaggagacacagccagagagagagagagagagagaatgcgagacacagccagagagagagagagagaaataaacacagccagagagagcgagagagagagagcgagagaagaaagcgagagagagagagagcgagaaatagcgagaagagagagagagagagaaaacgagagagagaagaagagaagagagagcgaagcGAGAGAAGAGCAAGAAagcgagagagcgaagagagaagagaaagacgagacacagcagagagaagAAATGAAGCGAAGAGcgagagaagaaagcgagagagagacacagccaagagagagagagagagagagagagagagagagagggagacacagccagagagagagagagagagcgagacatagccagagagagagagagagagagcgagacacagccagagagagagagagagcgaaacacagccagagagagcgagagagagagagagcgagagagacttttgacttttggtctttctttattgaaacattctcaattcatttaaaactcaccccctcctaaaataaaaaaataaaaatatatcctgtacaaatcaccatacacaaaaaacctctcctacaaccgtatatccaaaacatcttccccagcaatacagacagcccccaacacaccatatctcctcaaacatctccacacatttgatcattttatagaactcaaactcaaccctaaggcgccaccagagaccatcccattaaacagtagtaaagggtctgttatccccacctttgaccctgttcctccttgttagccaaatagctaactttgcctgagcaaacagaaaaattcaacaaaacacattttctttctccttactcgaatacctgtatcccattataaacatcccaacagcaaaaaccacccccaacctgtcacacagacattccaacagagacattaatggcattaacctggtgcacacagaaacacatgaattacagtttctttcatttgacagaaaggacacccctgcccaattcccggatcaaccgtgccaaccagctgttagtggccagggctccatgaagaaccctccactggaggtcccctgacctctttggtactggggatTTGtggagcgccctccatctaaaacccaccatactctccgccccccacatacccctgccactgatgtgccttcactcctgttaggcttctaatgctctaaccttaacacagaggttgtaggggctttacctcccacccctcaaactccccaggctcaggtgttaaaatctaacaagtcctcagacccccttgccagtctccagtctctgccgtcacctgcagtggcgggaacattggtggcccctctccctttggcctctcaaacacccccttaccggctcagacagtgcctcctggacctcctccaggaatctctccagcagcctaagagacgttattcctgtttgttgcgccaagacctccgggttttccacccctcctctcccaacag from Oncorhynchus nerka isolate Pitt River unplaced genomic scaffold, Oner_Uvic_2.0 unplaced_scaffold_1155, whole genome shotgun sequence includes:
- the LOC135569875 gene encoding putative uncharacterized protein DDB_G0271982; the encoded protein is SREEKERERAARERERARKSERERERERAREREESERERERRESERERERERERRERERRERERERERREREREEARERLLLEREKRE